The Ignicoccus islandicus DSM 13165 sequence GCCGACCCATGGCATGGAAGCGTGGGCTTGGACGCCGCTCACTTCCACCTCTAACCATATTACGCCTTTGTGGCCTATCCATACCGTTCTAGAAGAGGGCTCAGCTATCACCACCTTCTTACCTACTGGGTACTTGTCCTTTAGCGCGTTTACTCTATAAGCAGTTCCGCATAACCCCCCAACCTCTTCGTCTGGAACTAGTACGGCCTTTATTTCACTACCTTTCCAATTGGAAAGGTTAGCCATTGCTAACATTATAGCTGCTACGCCGCCCTTCATGTCAACTGCTCCCCTGCCTATAACGTAACCGTTGACCAGCTTGGCATCGAACGGGTCGCTCTCCCAACCTTCGCCAGGGGGAACGACGTCGTAATGCCCATTGAATTCTAATAAAGGATCTCCATCCCCTACTTTGGCTATTATTATGGGTCTCTCGGAACCGGTAGGACAAACCTTCGATCTATAGTCCTTGTCTACGTATTCTATCTTGGCCTCAATACCTCGTTCTTCGAACCATCCTTTAACGAATTTAGCGAACTCCTCGTACTGCTTGCCTTCTGGCGAGACTGTATCATACGAAATAAGTTTCCTGAGTAGGGAAAATGCATCGTTGATGGATGACCACCGAAGCAAATTACCATAATAGAGCTAATTACCTTTTAGATAAAGGAATCGAATTGGGTGAGAGCATTAGAGGATTGGGTGAAAAGCAAATAAAAATGATATTCTATAGATATAGATTGAAGCTAAGCTATAGCGAAATAGGCGACATGCTCGGAACTTCGAAGCAGAACGTTCACTCTACGTTGAAAAGGATAAATCGGAACTATACGGAGTGCAAGGAGATCGTGGAACTAGTTGAACTCGCATCCAATCCGTTCGTAGAGGTAACCAAAGGTTCTAACGTTATGGACGTCTCGGACAGAGTTCTAGAAGTAGCCGACTCGGAAGGCATAAAGCTCCGTGGAAATAAGAGCGAGATAATTACGTGGATAAAGTGGCACTTCAATATGGACGATCTAATTATAAAGGAAGAAGGTGGCATTGTTATCAAAAACGATGGGAGTTTGATGAAGGTTAGCGACATTATATTGAAGAAGATAAAGGCGTTACTAAACCAATATGGTCAACAAAAATAGTTTACGAATTCACGGAGTGTTTTTAAATAATTCTAGAGATAGTCAACTTGGTGCATTTTATGAGAAGCAAGTTGATAGCTGCCTTCGTAATATTGGCTTTGATGACGGTAGGCCTCAGCCACCTAAGCTTTCAAAGGAACGAAAAGCCCCTCTTCCTACTAAACGCTGCAATGAAGAAAGCTTGGTTGAAAATACTACCTCTCTTTGAAAAGAAGTACAACGTGCAAGTAGAAGCCATATATGGTAGCTCCGGTCACTTGCTAGCGCAACTGGAAATAACCAAAACTGGAGAGGTCTATTCGCCAGCAACCCCAGTATATATGGAAAAGGCCGTAAGGGACGGCGTTGTTGACCCTAACACCGTTACTACTGTCGCATGCTTGAGATTAGCTATACTCGTCCCAGCCAATAGTCCGATAAGGAGCTTGGACGACCTCGTGAAAGGGAATTATAAAGTGGCCATGTGCGATCTAAAGAGTTGCGCTGTAGGTAAGTTCGCTAAACAATCTTTCGAAATGAGCGGTCTCTGGAATCAGCTTAGGGGTAAAGTAATCACTTTTACAGAGAATTTCTCTAAGCTAGTTAGCCTAGTTGCCCTAGGTCAGGTAGACGCAGCCATCGGATGGAGCGTGGGCCATTACTGGTATCCAGATAAGGTTAGAGCTATACCGCTTAACGTCTCAACCCCTTACGAACCCTGTATTCAGATAGCAATTACTAAGTACGCAAAGAATAGGGACTTGGCTGCGAAGTTCATTCAGTTCCTGAAAGAACCCGAAGTACAGCAAATACTCAAGGAACTGGGTTACGAGGTCGTGAACAAATGAAGGCCTTTGCCTTCGTAATGCCTACCTTTCTCCTCATGATTATAATTCTTCCCCTTTTCTCTGTACCACTTCGTTCCGTTGCCTCGGCCCTACTTGACCCGGAAACCCTGTATGCGTTCC is a genomic window containing:
- a CDS encoding M20 family metallopeptidase; this encodes MLRWSSINDAFSLLRKLISYDTVSPEGKQYEEFAKFVKGWFEERGIEAKIEYVDKDYRSKVCPTGSERPIIIAKVGDGDPLLEFNGHYDVVPPGEGWESDPFDAKLVNGYVIGRGAVDMKGGVAAIMLAMANLSNWKGSEIKAVLVPDEEVGGLCGTAYRVNALKDKYPVGKKVVIAEPSSRTVWIGHKGVIWLEVEVSGVQAHASMPWVGENAFIKAASLAIEIDRALKEEFSKTFSKYEYTSGHPMAKFTVYNIGGVAYSTSNKENVIPGSFKFSIDVRTVPEVRPEDVVRKIEEIVEGRGKVRVKFVDQGILNENSELAELIEKTWGEPKRVCEAGLDMRFYRGYDVVTWGPGDSMEAHKPNEKIRLTEVEEFAKRYAKLPYLL
- the modA gene encoding molybdate ABC transporter substrate-binding protein, encoding MRSKLIAAFVILALMTVGLSHLSFQRNEKPLFLLNAAMKKAWLKILPLFEKKYNVQVEAIYGSSGHLLAQLEITKTGEVYSPATPVYMEKAVRDGVVDPNTVTTVACLRLAILVPANSPIRSLDDLVKGNYKVAMCDLKSCAVGKFAKQSFEMSGLWNQLRGKVITFTENFSKLVSLVALGQVDAAIGWSVGHYWYPDKVRAIPLNVSTPYEPCIQIAITKYAKNRDLAAKFIQFLKEPEVQQILKELGYEVVNK